A stretch of DNA from Piliocolobus tephrosceles isolate RC106 chromosome 21, ASM277652v3, whole genome shotgun sequence:
GATTGGTGCCGGAAGGAGGCAAGAATGAGCATCTGCTACATCCCAGCCCGATTTCCCGCCTTTCAGCAGGAGAGTGGAGAGGTGAGGGTACAGACGTTCTGGGCAGGTCAGTGCAGTTCAATGAATGCCTCCAGATCTTCCGGGATGAAGCCCTTGTAAGGGATCTTGTTCTTATCCAGGGCCCGGGCCGCAAGGCACTGCAGGGTAACGTAGTTGAAGGGCTGCATGGTGCCCCTGGCCAGCAGCTTCTCGTCCAGCAGCTCGTAGGCCGTCTTCTTGAAGGCGTTGGTGGCGTCCATGTGGGCCCCTGCTTCGATCAGGGCATTCATGATGGCCGGGCAGTTGTTCTGGGCTGCTATGTGTAGTGGGGTGTTGTTGTCAAAATCCCTGCTGTCCGGGTCGGCCCCGCAGTCGAGCAGCACTTTGACCACGTGCAGGGAGGGGAATCTGCCCACGGGGTAGCGGCCCACGTTTGTGGTGTCCTTGTCCACAGCCATGTGCAGAGGGGTGAAGCCGTTCTTGCCCCTGGGGGCGCACTTGAGCAGGCGGTAGACGGTCTGGTGCTTCAGGTGCTCCTGGCTGGGGGTGCACTCCACTTTCTCTAGCAGGTAGAGCAGGTGGAGGATGATGGCCAGCGCCTTGGTGAACTGGGCCGAGTCTCCGGGCTCCCTGGGCAGCTGCAGGGCCCGTTCCACTTCCCGGACCCCTTTGGTGAGGACCCCCATGAGGTCTGCAAAGCCGATCTGGGTGCCCAGACTGCCCTTGGCGGCCCGGTCCTGTAGCACGTAGGAGAAGAGTTCCGCGAAGGAGAGGAAGCTGCTGGCGGTCATGGGGCTCAGAGGCTCCAGGTTGGTCTGTTGCATGTCCAGGGCGTACTTCCACAAGCGGATGCAGCGCTCGAAATTGCCCGAGTCGGCATACACCGCGCCCCTGTAACGGATATAATAGGAAGTGTCGGGGTGCGAGGGACCGAGGATGCGCTCCCGGATCAACAGGGCCTGCATGCGCATCTCATCCGGGTCGGTGATCAGCGCCTCCAGCTCCTCGGTGGTGTTGACCTCCCTGGAATAGTCATAGGCCAGGACCAGCTGTGGGGGCTCCGGTTTGGGCAGGTACTCGCCCCCCTGGTGACGCAGCTCCATGGCCCGCCTCCAGTGTTTGAGGGCCCCAAGCAGATCTCGTTTCTTATCCACATACGTAGCTCCCAGCAATTCCAAGGCTTCCACGGCAGCTTCCCTGCTGGTGGGACAGCAGCTTTCGTAAGATTCCCCGTTCAGTGGTTCCTCCGGGGAGGAGCTGCAGCATGGAGCCCCCTGAGGCTGCGCACACCCCTGGCTGGTAGAGGGGCCTTCTTGGGGCAGCCCAGGCTGAGCCTCTCCCCCTGCGATCTGCTCCTGGCCGGGCTGCTCCTGGATGAGGTACTCCACAATGTTGGTGTGGCCCGTCACACTGGCCGCGAGCAGCGGGGTCATGCCGTAGCCGTCACGTTCCATGCGGGCCTTGCaccccagcagcagctgcaggaTCT
This window harbors:
- the FEM1A gene encoding protein fem-1 homolog A, with amino-acid sequence MDLRTAVYNAARDGKLQLLQKLLSGRSREELDELTGEVAGGGTPLLIAARYGHLDVVEYLVDRCGASVEAGGSVHFDGETIEGAPPLWAASAAGHLDVVRSLLRRGASVNRTTRTNSTPLRAACFDGHLEVVRYLVGEHQADLEVANRHGHTCLMISCYKGHREIARYLLEQGAQVNRRSAKGNTALHDCAESGSLEILQLLLGCKARMERDGYGMTPLLAASVTGHTNIVEYLIQEQPGQEQIAGGEAQPGLPQEGPSTSQGCAQPQGAPCCSSSPEEPLNGESYESCCPTSREAAVEALELLGATYVDKKRDLLGALKHWRRAMELRHQGGEYLPKPEPPQLVLAYDYSREVNTTEELEALITDPDEMRMQALLIRERILGPSHPDTSYYIRYRGAVYADSGNFERCIRLWKYALDMQQTNLEPLSPMTASSFLSFAELFSYVLQDRAAKGSLGTQIGFADLMGVLTKGVREVERALQLPREPGDSAQFTKALAIILHLLYLLEKVECTPSQEHLKHQTVYRLLKCAPRGKNGFTPLHMAVDKDTTNVGRYPVGRFPSLHVVKVLLDCGADPDSRDFDNNTPLHIAAQNNCPAIMNALIEAGAHMDATNAFKKTAYELLDEKLLARGTMQPFNYVTLQCLAARALDKNKIPYKGFIPEDLEAFIELH